The Paludisphaera rhizosphaerae genome includes a region encoding these proteins:
- a CDS encoding RNA polymerase sigma factor has protein sequence MAMSESDGLLVRQVRAGNALAWRQLIERFEGRLLAFVDSRLRDRAASEDVVQETFIGFLTSLPHYDEKRDMEAYLFSIAAHKLTDHLRKQGRRPIDQFGSDDHGRPLDEVPGGARAASSIARSGERRREEERVLSESMGQLIREWLGRGDFDRIRCLELLVVKGWANKDVAKSLGLTEQAVASYKFQTIARLKEMARRAGTSLDDLNQG, from the coding sequence ATGGCGATGTCCGAATCCGACGGCCTCCTCGTCCGACAGGTTCGCGCCGGCAATGCCCTGGCGTGGCGACAACTCATTGAGCGCTTCGAGGGGCGGCTGCTGGCCTTCGTCGACAGTCGGCTCCGCGACAGGGCCGCCAGCGAGGACGTCGTTCAGGAGACGTTCATCGGCTTCCTCACCAGCCTCCCGCATTACGATGAGAAGCGGGACATGGAAGCCTACCTCTTCTCCATCGCCGCCCACAAGCTGACCGATCACCTGCGCAAGCAGGGACGGCGGCCGATCGACCAGTTCGGCTCCGACGACCATGGCCGTCCGCTCGACGAGGTACCCGGCGGCGCCCGCGCCGCTTCCAGCATCGCCCGCAGCGGCGAACGCCGTCGGGAAGAGGAAAGGGTTCTGAGCGAATCGATGGGCCAACTCATCCGCGAGTGGCTCGGCCGCGGCGACTTCGACCGGATTCGATGCTTGGAGTTGCTCGTCGTCAAGGGCTGGGCCAACAAGGACGTCGCCAAGAGCCTGGGTCTGACCGAACAGGCAGTGGCCAGCTACAAGTTCCAGACGATCGCCCGGCTCAAGGAAATGGCCCGACGCGCCGGGACGAGCCTCGACGACCTGAACCAAGGGTGA